The stretch of DNA ATGGACACCCGGAATGTTTTGTGATAATTGCCCACGCTAAAACCTTTTTCTGTTTGCAGGTAATTGAAGAAAGACTTAATGGTTTTGAAAGTATTAATGACATAATTATCGCTGTATCTTTTTTCCTTGTACAGGAAGGCGGAAAACTGGTGATTGAACCTGGCCCAGTAGTTCCTTTCTTTATGCAGGGTTCTCATGGATGCCCGGTGCAGCAATTGTATCCTTAACGGTGTATCCTGCCTGGCTTCGAACTCTGTAATTAATTTTAAAGTATAGGTATAATTGGCAATAGTGCCTGCCCTAATTCTTTTGCAGGAAACCGAAAGGCGCCTGCCAGAGGCAGATTCTTTAACGAAACGCTGAAAATGTTCAGATACAAGGATCCGGGGAGTTGATCTTTTCATGATAAAAATATTTATATAGGTAAAAAAATTGCTTTTTTCCGCCGAAGCTGCTTTCCGGTAGTGTCCTATTTTGAATGATTGTCATCCTGAGGAACGAAGGATCTCCTAATCAGGTTCGTTTGCATAACCAGAGATGCTTCGTTCCTCAGCATGACAGGTCTTTTTCTCAGCAATGTCTCCTGCAAGGGACATTGCGTTTAGCGAAGACGCAAAGTCCTCGGCTTACTCACAAGGCCGGGGAGAGACGTTGCTGGGAAAAGAGTGGGAATATCGAACAAGGAACATGGAATTCTGAACAAGGAAGGGGATGCTTAAAAGCATAGTACTTCGAAATTCGACATTCCTTGTTCCTTGTTCGATATTCAGGAAACTGTTCCCGGTTGTGTAATAATTTGAAAAAGTACATCCATTAGGTTGTAAATTCGAAAACCGGGTATGAGAAAGCTTTGTTATATAGTAATATGTCTTTTACCCTTGCTGGGGGCAAGGGCACAGGAAATATTACCCCAGGCAGAAACAAAGTTCATCACCCGTTTCCCGTTCAAACAATTCAGCGGGGGGGTAATGGTCATACAGGCCCGGTTTGGCGATGTGCCCGACAGCCTGAACTTTATCCTCGACACCGGGAGCGGGGGCATTTCGCTTGACTCTTCTACCTGTGCGGAGTTCCATATCCCGGTAAAGCCTTCCGATACCAGCATCACCGGTATTGGCGGGGTACGGAAAGTGGCTTTTGCATTCGACCGGACCCTTCACCTGCCGGGGCTGCGGGTTGACCATCTTAATTTTCACGTGAACAACTACGAAGTGCTGAGCAGTGTTTATGGCGAAAAAGTAGATGGCATCATCGGGTATAGTTTCTTCAGTCGTTTTATCATTAAAATAAATTTCGACAGCAGCATGATCGAAGTGTACAGCCCCGGCAGGATCCAGTATCCCCGCAACGGCACCCTGCTGCACCCCGCTTTTACCAACCTGCCCATTCAATGGCTCGACATAAAAGATAAAAAAAGGATGGGGTTCAATTTCTATTTTGATACCGGCGCTGGCCTTTGCCTGCTGCTGAGCGAAGATTTTGTAAAAGACAGCGGCATCCTGCTTTCAAAGCGCAAACCGGTGGTAACGCAGGCCGAGGGACTGGGAGGCAAGCTGCAAATGCGGCTTACCCTGGTAAAGGAAGTGAAAGTGGGCCCCTACCGGTTCAGGCATGTGCCCACCTACCTGTATAAAGACGACTACAATGTTACTTCATACCCGTTCACCGGCGGCCTGCTGGGCAACGACCTGCTCCGCCGGTTCAACATGATCTTTAATTATCCCAACCGGGAGATCCATTTAACACCCAACAGCCATTTTGAGGAAAGCTTTGATTATGCCTATACGGGCCTGGGTATCTATTATGTAGACGGGAAAATAATCGTGGAAGACGTGATCAAGGGCTCCCCGGCCGATAAGGCCCATTTTAAAGTGAATGATGAAGTGATCGCCGTAGACAGGAACTTCTCATTGAACATGCAGGTATATAAGGCTATCCTGCAGCGGCCCAACGAGACCGTCAAGGTATTGATAAGAAGGGATGGAGCGGTGCTGAAGGAATTGACCATCAATACCGCCCGTATCCGTTAAACAGCATCAACCGTTTACGCTCCCCTCCGTACATTTGCAACATGATACAATTTGAAAGATTCAGTCTTGATAACGGGCTTGTGGTCCTGGTTCACCAGGATAAGAGCACACCCATGGCGGTGGTGAATGTACTGTACGATGTGGGCGCCCGGGATGAAGACCCCGCCAAAACAGGATTTGCACATTTGTTTGAACACCTGATGTTTGGCGGCAGCGTGAATATACCCGTGTATGATGAGCCGCTGCAGCTTGCCGGCGGCGAGAACAATGCCTTTACTACCAATGACCTTACCAATTATTACTGCCAGTTGCCGGCCGAAAACCTGGAAACGGCATTCTGGCTCGAAAGCGACCGCATGTTGTCCCTGGCATTCAGCAAAAAAAGCCTCGAAGTGCAGCGCAAGGTTGTGAGCGAAGAATTCAAAGAGCATTACATCAATAAACCATACGGCGATGTATGGCATAAAATGCGTGAGCTGGCATACACTACACACCCGTACCGCTGGATGACGATCGGCAAGGAACTGGGCCATATTGAGAACGCCACGCTGGATGATGTGAAGGCTTTTTTCAATAAGCATTATAACCCCTCCAATGCCATCCTGGTTGTTGCCGGCAATGTGACCACGGAAGAAGTGAAAAGGCTGGCAGAGAAATGGTTTGGTCCCATACCGGCCGGTGAAAAATACAACCGCAACCTGCCGGCCGAACCAAAGCAGACCGAAGCCCGGGTACATACAGTGAAAGCGGGCGTTCCGTTGGATGCGCTGTATAAATGCTGGCATATCTATCCCAGGACCGATAAGCGGTATTATACCGCCGACCTGATCACCGAGATCCTGAGCGGGGGCGGTTCTTCCAGGCTGTACCAGTCATTGGTGAAAGAAAAACAACTGTTCAGCAATATTGAATGTTATCACCTGGGAAGTACCGATGCCGGCCTGCTCACCATCGAAGGCAAACTGGTGAAAGGGGTGAAGATGGAAACGGCAGAAGCAGCGATCAGGGAAGAGCTGGTAAAACTGCAGGAGGAAGGCATCAGCACCCGGGAGCTGGATAAAGTGAAGAACAAAACGGAAAGCATGATCGCCTTTGAAGACATGAGCATAACCAGCCGGGCCGCCAGCCTGGCCATCTACGAACTGCTGGGGGATGCCAACCTCATCAATACCGAACTGGACCGCTACCGGGCCGTGACGGCCGAAGAGATCCGGAACGAATGCAAAATAATTTTTG from Chitinophagaceae bacterium encodes:
- a CDS encoding insulinase family protein, with the protein product MIQFERFSLDNGLVVLVHQDKSTPMAVVNVLYDVGARDEDPAKTGFAHLFEHLMFGGSVNIPVYDEPLQLAGGENNAFTTNDLTNYYCQLPAENLETAFWLESDRMLSLAFSKKSLEVQRKVVSEEFKEHYINKPYGDVWHKMRELAYTTHPYRWMTIGKELGHIENATLDDVKAFFNKHYNPSNAILVVAGNVTTEEVKRLAEKWFGPIPAGEKYNRNLPAEPKQTEARVHTVKAGVPLDALYKCWHIYPRTDKRYYTADLITEILSGGGSSRLYQSLVKEKQLFSNIECYHLGSTDAGLLTIEGKLVKGVKMETAEAAIREELVKLQEEGISTRELDKVKNKTESMIAFEDMSITSRAASLAIYELLGDANLINTELDRYRAVTAEEIRNECKIIFDERNSNTLYYYSNN
- a CDS encoding aspartyl protease family protein, which gives rise to MRKLCYIVICLLPLLGARAQEILPQAETKFITRFPFKQFSGGVMVIQARFGDVPDSLNFILDTGSGGISLDSSTCAEFHIPVKPSDTSITGIGGVRKVAFAFDRTLHLPGLRVDHLNFHVNNYEVLSSVYGEKVDGIIGYSFFSRFIIKINFDSSMIEVYSPGRIQYPRNGTLLHPAFTNLPIQWLDIKDKKRMGFNFYFDTGAGLCLLLSEDFVKDSGILLSKRKPVVTQAEGLGGKLQMRLTLVKEVKVGPYRFRHVPTYLYKDDYNVTSYPFTGGLLGNDLLRRFNMIFNYPNREIHLTPNSHFEESFDYAYTGLGIYYVDGKIIVEDVIKGSPADKAHFKVNDEVIAVDRNFSLNMQVYKAILQRPNETVKVLIRRDGAVLKELTINTARIR